The nucleotide sequence AGACAATCAGGTATCAACATGCAGGTGAAGCAGACTGTCACACCTCCAGGACGGTGGTGTGTCCCTTGCTCTATGCCCTTGCCCTACGGCAAGGGCCGTCATTCTGTAATCGTGTAATTTGGGAAGATATCTCTGGTTATCAAAGCATAGTAGTTTTCTATTTATGATCTCTTGGTAGCTCTGACTATAACAGGCTCTTTTTGTGGTTCATAGTGTTTACATTTTGGGCGATCAAAATGAAAAAGCACTTAGAAGAGACGAGTGACAATAATCACTGAATATTTCTAAAACGGAAACCTCACGGTATGCTACAGTCAAAATATAATATTCTGTTGCAGTTGATGCTACAGGATAGAGCGCAATTTCTTACATGAAACCTACTTGTAGAGTGACAACCAAGAAACAAAGACGTGGGAATGCTCGCTTACACTTAAGTGTAAGATTCGAGTCTAGAATGTGAAAACCTTTCAGTCGCTAAATTCCATCACGGCCGCAATTGTGTTATGATATCTATGGTCTACAGTAGTACGACGTCACTGCTGATACATTACCAGTACGAATGCATAGTGAACGCACGCCTTTTAAGAACAGTAAAATATGTGACGGCTTGTGAAGGCAATATCAGGTCACCAACGATTCCAACTGCTTTCATCGTTTATGCTGGCTCGAGTTCAAATCAAAGGATGTGTGCTGTGCTGGGCCATGACTACATAATCCAGAATCATAGCCATTTTCCACATGATTGCATATAGGTGTTCACGAACCACCACGACCCATACTACGTCACTATTGTGTTCACTATGACGCCATAACGACATTGCCCAGAAACTTGCCAGCaaaactaaaattattattaatatcattaatatcataatcattattgtaatcattataataattatcatcattattattaatattattatcgtcactattatcatcattattattattattattattattattattattattattattattatcattatcattatcattattgtaatcaccattataataataattattattattgttattatcatttttattatcgttattatgccAAGTTTCCAAAACTTTCTTGACTGGTTGCGAACTATGGGGACTGGTCCGGCCTCTCCCCAGATACCTCTGCGACATCCGAGGACCATTACGCTGGTCGGCGTGAAATCCTGAAAGGAAAAGGCATTCCTGTATTGCTATGGGCATGGAGCACCGGAAGACAAAGCTGATGCGAACGTCGTAACATTAGAAAAAAgtagatttataaaaaaatattatatatacacaaatcaaaGTTTCTCGAATGATTGAGGGTCTTAAAATGATTATATAGTTGGAAAACATCAGCAGTGGCAACTTGTGCACATGAGGCATATGGAAACAGGAGATAAACAATTATCATGGAAAAAACTCTTAGATCAACTTTACTTCTGAGTTTAAATATCATTTGTGTGTTATTTCATCACAATCATGATCTAGAGCCAGGGAGTACGCTACTTGAGACATTAAGAAAGTCCTTAATTTTTCGCAATTTTCTGCGATGTTTTCCTTCAACATTTTCAGATATATCCACTCTTTACATCTGAAAACCTGGATTTGTATtaccttcttttccatctctttcccggTACAGTCACTGTCATACATTGACGAATAGCTAGACCACTGGTTCTCGGCCGGTGGGCCATGACGTAATTCTTAGAGGCCCATGATCAGTACAGTTACAGGCCAAGGGAGTGCacaattgttttttgtttcattttgtttttaagtGATGTCTCATTTAAGATTCtatttttaaataaattgatTTCGTTATTAATTTGCTTCAAGAATATTTCCGGTTCAGCTTCTAATTTACTGCCCTAAGAATTTATCATTCATTGTAAATTTAAAGAGTATGTTTGAATATCATATTAGGTAATCTGCAAATTTCTAACTACTAATAAATGTTGACTTAATGGATTAATGAAATTGTATTTCTAATTTTCGATATATTTATCCTATGTACCCCATTAGAGCAAGGTTCTTCAAACTTTTTCCATAACGACCCAGTTTGATTTTGACCACTACCTTCACGACCCAGTAGGCCCATTCTATCGTACCTTTCTTTCAACCCGATATcagttcctatatatatatatatatatatgtgtgtgtgtgtatatatacacacacacgcatatgtgtgtgtgtgtgtgtgtgtatgtgtgtgtgtgcgtgtgtgtgtgtgcgtgtgtgtgtgtttgtgtgcgagttcatatatacatgataataataatagtaataataataatgataataatgacaataacaataattagtatcattattattttcttattatcattatcattgtcatcattattgttgttattactattattactattatcattattgttattattattatcattatcaccatcatcataatgggGCATCATCATAATGCAAATGCACAAGTGCCCACTGATCATAATGTTAACTGAAAGTGCAAATATACTCCATCATGGTATCACCCtattaatgttttgtttgtaaaATATGACAAAACATTGTGGAATATGCTTTTGAACAACGTATTTGATACTCGACTGAACCCATTTTGCTTTTCCTTGCTAATAAGCTATCATTAATTTGaacttttgttttattaaaaTTGTATTGAAGGGCAGTTGGCCTTGGGAATTTGGCAACGCCAGCGATGGGCGTGGCCTCGAAAACGTTGAATGTACTGGACTGAACTTTCGTTGTTTTCGCGGCGGGTGACGAGGCCTAACCCGTGGTCTAAAATGGAAACGAACCCTTTCAGTTTTCTTCCTTTAATAACGGACGCAAATATTCTGTAACTATTACTTTTCTggcctgtttttccttctctcacgtCCTGCCTTCAGCGTCCAAGAATCATAGATGTGTGCTGCAGTAGGTAATGCGTCTGCTCTTTGGTTACGTCGAAATATTTTTATTCGACTTGACCAGTTCCCAGCACCTTATTTATTCTGTGCATATCTCTTTCCCATAATTAGTTTTTGTGTTGCCAAGTCTTTCGGTTAATTTTCAAAACAGCCAGCAAATCAAGGACTCTACACCGTTGACCTCTAACCGTTAAATCTACCCGAGGATTCAGTCATGATGAATTCAAGGAAAGACTGAAGAACAGAGAGAGGCATGCAGAGAGAGATTCGATTGTTTTGCTATTGAGACGCTGGATCTCAATTTCTGCATAACCATGTGTTACAGTATTCTAACTGTAACACATGATTGCAATGTAGGCCTCTACCACAATGTATCAGCAAACTTGCATATTTCCGCTGCAGCCACACCTGCTATACCGATTCCGCCGCTCTTACGAGCTTTTGCCATCAACGGAGGACGTCAGCAATTTTTTGAATATATAAAacgtgattttgtttttcttcaaatCATTATCCATGAATCCTACGTCTGATTCAGGTTCAAGTGACAGGGATAATTGCAACAAAAATAAGTTTCTACAATCGCATACTTTTGCGACACAATGGAAATAGTTCTCACAAACGAAAGCTAGTTATGTATTCAAGGATGGGGAAATGACCGTGAGCACCTACTGGACctacagtgtacatatatgtatatacatatatatgtatatgtatatacatatatatgtgtatgtatatgcatatatatatgtatatgtatatacatatatatgtatatgtatatacatatacatttatatgtatatacatatatatgtatgtatatacatatatatgtatatgtatatacatacatacacatatatagatagagatagatatgggtataaatagataagtatatatatgtatatatagacatatatgcacacatacatatatacatatatctatatgtatacgtgtatatatgtatatgtatacatatatttatgtatatatagacgtgttgtatatatatctatatatacgtatatatacgtttatatattttacatgtatatcgTACATGtgtagttatatctatctatatttattcatgtatatgtatatcgatatatatatgtgtatgtgtgtgcacccccgccccccacacacagatatatatatatatatatatgtttgtgtgtgtgtgataggttagataacaataaaagaaggaaatatcGCATATGTCAGCACTTATTTTAAAGAATGAAAAGCataatttacaataaataaaactgCTCATGAATCTCGGACAGGGAAAGGAAGCAGGCGCTGAAGCGGCGTCTCCGAAACGAGCGGGAACGAGCCTGAGGAACGACAGGTCGAGACAACGATGAAGTTGTGGCGAAGGAGTCAAGGGGCTTGGAGTGAGGTGGAGAGGCTTGGAAAAGGGAGGTGTGGTTGGTATcacaggcgaaggaggaaggctTGGTGCTTAGGcgtaggcgggagggggaggggcgtaggcGGCGGGCTTGGCTGCAGGGTAGGAGGCCTCGCCCTCGTAGGCGACGTTAGCGACGTATCCGCTGTGGTGGTCGGCGGTGAAGGTGACGATCTGGGTGCGACCGTCGGGGAGGAGGACGCGGTAGGATCCCGAGGTGACCTTGCCGTCGCTGGTCTCGTCGTGGGCGAAGTCGTTGCCGGTGTAGTCGTCCTTGACGGCGTAGGCGAAGTCGAAGGGCATGCCAGGCTCCTTGTAGGCGGGGGGACCGTAGGAAGGAGGGGCATCGGGGCGGGGGGCGGCGCAGGCCACAGCCACGAGGGCGAACAGGACGAAGAGCTGCAAAACGGTAATGTGAATGAACATAGGGTCGGGCGGCTGCGTCCTccttgaggagagagaggcggggaaggaggaagagagagagggagaggaaaagggaaaagggagtggaaaggggagaaagaatggtaaggagagggagggagatagatacgtcgatagacagttagataatgtgtgagagagagaagaaagtgagataactgagaaagtgacagagaaagaaagagagagagggagagagaggagacagtaaggcaggagagagtgagatgagaaactgacagagagagagagagagagatagtataaagGTATATGAATGACATGGGAAGAAAGGtaatagaaaacagaaagatgAAATAACTAAATTATGAAGAATAGTAACGGTGAACAAAGAATCCCTTGCTGGGCCATCGATTTTGATGCATTTACATAACAAAAATGAACTGCTTTCTCATGGACTCCATATCTAAGCACAGTTCAGGTGTAATTGTTGATCGAGATTATCCActcgcaaacatgtatatatcggGTTCCATTGATACAGCAATCTTTTCGCTATAGCTTATCGTTCAAATGCAAAATCGTCACTGAGCTTTGATTTGAGTTTTGTGTCTATAAAACACAACTGTTCCTCCGGCCACGAAGGAAGCCAGCCTACCTTGGCAGACATGGTGTATGGGAGGGAGCGTCGAAGAGTGCTGCTGAAGGGAGGGAACGCCGCGTTATATACGTCTCCAGTCTGGTCGTTGCGTCACACCTCGCTGGGCTGCTTAAGCGCCGAAGGTGAAATTAAGTTGCCGATAGTGTTTCTGATGTTAGAATTATTGGTATTGATATGGCGATTCATCCAGGTGACTATTTATATTGTAAAAATGCATCATGATCCTGTTCATTTATAGTTTAAACTCACCTTAAAACACTCTTCCTTCCATATATGTTATGTAAGATTACCGTTTCTCATTGTATGCTGACTTTATTGAGCTACCAGTCATTAAATCTGAAGTTTTCAATACCTttaaatatattctataaatgTCTACTCCACCTTGCTGTTTTTCAGACGAAGTTTCTCCGCCCGTGATGCGTACAGTAACTCCAGAAAGTCATGGCGAACTGAAATTGCCTAGTTACAAGTTACAAGAGGACCTTTGACTTCATTCTTTCATTATTACACCTAATTTGCTAAAATTAAATCCTAGTAATACTTTTCCTTAGATGAATGTAATCTTCAGCTTCAAGACTACTACAGTAGATATGTTTtggtatgtatttatttctgatGAGTTTAGTCTTAATCGTCCAATTTCAGCCATATTTCTAAATTTCATTTACCTACGTAAGTTACAATATCCGCATACAGTTCTACTGCGCTCGATATGATGTAATTGAACACATTTAATTGGCTGACAAATTCAGCATCAATCTAATGCTGTTAACGGGCTTCTAGAATATAAATATTTTGGGAACCTATGTTCCCTTACTTGCCTCTTTTGTAGGGATCCCTCTCCAGTTCATAATAAAAACAGATCCGATAGGAAATCTATGTTTATGATAATTCGTGCAGACTTGTGTTTTTGGCGTTGGTGAAAGTCAGCTTCtcggatttgtttttgtttagtctaTAAATTGCACGTTATGTAAGAGAACTTGaagcagaaaatgaaagaattttgTCTATCATTTTCCGTCTAGATAAAACTTATACATCCATTCATATTAACACTGCAGCTATTGATCATGGTGACGTAATTAAGGTTTCTGCAACGGCCTTTActaaaaaatgtaaatagtaaAGGCAAAAGGTCATTCGAATTTATGAAGTAAATATAAGAATTGGAAATAACGTTTTAAAAAGAGGAGGGAATAGCAAGTGATCCAAGTATAAATTATAACAATCAAGGCACTTTTGAGTAGATATGAAAGACAGAATAACTGGCAACGCATCAACTGACAAAGCGAATATTGGAAGCGAGTGCAGGCTATTGAAATGCAAGTTGCAAGCCAGCACAAAATTTGGGAGagcgaagaaaaacaacaatacccTCTGGCTGAAAACGCAAAATCACTTCGAAGAATTAAAcaaggagaggaatggagtgaATGGGATCGATCGCAGGAACAAGAAACTGCAGTCAGATCAACGGCAAGAGGAGACGGGGCAAGTGCAAGAAGCAGG is from Penaeus chinensis breed Huanghai No. 1 chromosome 36, ASM1920278v2, whole genome shotgun sequence and encodes:
- the LOC125045083 gene encoding cuticle protein 19-like codes for the protein MSAKLFVLFALVAVACAAPRPDAPPSYGPPAYKEPGMPFDFAYAVKDDYTGNDFAHDETSDGKVTSGSYRVLLPDGRTQIVTFTADHHSGYVANVAYEGEASYPAAKPAAYAPPPPAYA